One window of Streptococcus troglodytae genomic DNA carries:
- a CDS encoding DUF805 domain-containing protein has protein sequence MFTAYKKFWTNYVNFTGRSSRSDYWWAILCNSLIMLPFVFTATSIFYSNLIEFIRGSAISAFSGEESVWSIYSIDIIILFVIIVLFSLAILLPTLAISIRRLRDAGFHWSLIFVPIGAALFSFLELIPFLRAIVSIIVWFALIFYYILLCQPSKPYQAPVQPIAPQQPQQMAPQGQPVQAQPQPQPQTTPQQPQTPPVQQPQAPTNQQ, from the coding sequence ATGTTTACAGCTTATAAAAAGTTTTGGACAAATTATGTCAATTTTACAGGCCGTTCAAGTCGTTCAGATTATTGGTGGGCAATCTTGTGTAATTCTTTAATTATGTTGCCATTTGTTTTTACGGCTACCTCAATTTTCTATTCCAATTTAATTGAATTTATTAGGGGTTCTGCTATTTCTGCTTTTTCTGGTGAAGAATCAGTTTGGTCTATTTACTCAATAGATATTATTATTCTCTTTGTTATTATTGTCCTTTTTTCATTGGCTATTTTATTACCTACTTTAGCTATTTCTATCCGTCGCTTACGTGATGCCGGTTTTCATTGGTCCTTAATTTTTGTTCCGATAGGAGCAGCTTTATTTTCATTCTTAGAGCTGATTCCATTTTTACGTGCAATTGTATCTATCATAGTCTGGTTTGCATTGATCTTTTATTACATCTTGCTTTGCCAACCAAGTAAACCTTATCAGGCGCCTGTACAACCAATTGCTCCTCAGCAGCCTCAGCAAATGGCTCCACAAGGACAGCCAGTTCAGGCACAACCGCAACCACAGCCACAGACAACTCCTCAACAGCCGCAAACCCCACCAGTGCAGCAACCACAAGCACCTACTAATCAACAGTAA
- a CDS encoding DNA internalization-related competence protein ComEC/Rec2: MLIRFFPIKPIYLAFLTVLLYFVICCFSFLPVGLFVLALVFLVFQYDRKTCIKTLLFLLPFTAFFFYSHQKRQSEYQMVPKQVQKLTIIPDTLSVNGDSLSFHAKSGHWTYQVFYKLKSETEKHYFEQLWQTAEIQVTADVTEAEEQRNFKGFDYRHYLKMQGIYRLVNVTDIKTIKLSSKRSWFARLHEWRRRALVSIQTKFPDPMKHYMTGLLFGYLDKSFDEMNAIYSSLGIIHLFALSGMQVSFFIGKFRYLGLRLGIRQEYMNAIQLPFSLLYAGLTGFAVSVVRSLIQSNLTHFGFKKQDNFALTLFIMFFLMPNFLLTTGGVLSFAYAFILTMIDFDALSPLKRSLFQAFSLSLGILPLLMWYFSSFQPLSVLLTALFSFIFDGLMLPFLTLAYFLSPFVSLACFNPAFRLLERIIVQIHLIFSRPFILGSPALPILLILLCLLALLYDFHQKKRVVLVLSSILTLLFFISKNPLTNEVTVIDIGQGDSILLRDISGKTILIDVGGKVTFRQADKWRRRISDANAEKTLIPYLKSRGIGKIDQLVLTHTDTDHMGDMEVVAKAFHVGQVLVSPGSLTKTNFVNKLRRMKVKVHTTKPEETLSIMGSHLQVLYPLKTGDGGNNDSIVLYGRLLGLNFLFTGDLEKEGEAELLKAYPNLKVDVLKAGHHGSKGSSSPELLAQIEPKIALISAGKNNHYKHPHQETLDRFAQIKSRIYRTDQEGAIRFKGLKHWQIETVR, encoded by the coding sequence GTGTTGATTAGATTTTTTCCTATCAAGCCAATCTATTTAGCCTTTTTAACGGTTTTGCTTTATTTTGTTATTTGCTGCTTTTCTTTTTTGCCAGTTGGCTTATTTGTTTTAGCTTTAGTCTTTCTTGTTTTTCAATATGATAGGAAAACCTGTATCAAAACGCTTTTGTTTTTATTGCCTTTTACCGCTTTCTTTTTCTATTCTCATCAAAAAAGGCAAAGTGAGTATCAGATGGTACCCAAGCAGGTTCAAAAGTTAACTATCATTCCAGATACACTTAGTGTAAATGGCGACAGCTTGAGTTTTCATGCGAAATCAGGTCATTGGACTTATCAGGTCTTTTATAAATTAAAATCTGAAACAGAGAAACATTATTTTGAGCAATTATGGCAGACAGCAGAAATTCAAGTGACAGCAGATGTGACAGAAGCAGAAGAGCAGCGTAATTTCAAGGGATTCGATTATAGACACTATTTAAAGATGCAGGGAATTTACCGACTTGTTAATGTCACAGACATTAAAACAATTAAACTGAGCTCTAAACGCTCTTGGTTTGCTCGTTTGCATGAATGGCGACGAAGAGCCTTGGTATCCATTCAAACAAAATTTCCAGACCCCATGAAACACTATATGACTGGCCTGCTTTTTGGCTATTTAGACAAATCCTTTGATGAAATGAATGCTATTTATTCTAGCTTAGGTATTATTCACCTTTTTGCTTTGTCAGGTATGCAGGTTAGTTTTTTTATCGGGAAATTTCGTTATTTGGGTTTGCGTTTAGGTATCAGACAGGAATATATGAATGCTATTCAGCTGCCCTTTTCTTTGCTTTATGCTGGTTTGACTGGTTTTGCAGTATCTGTTGTGCGCAGTCTGATTCAAAGTAATCTTACTCATTTTGGTTTTAAAAAGCAGGATAATTTTGCTTTAACTTTATTTATTATGTTTTTTCTGATGCCTAATTTCTTATTAACAACAGGAGGTGTGCTTAGTTTTGCCTATGCTTTTATTTTGACCATGATTGATTTTGATGCTTTGTCACCCTTAAAACGGAGTCTATTTCAAGCCTTTTCTCTTTCTTTAGGAATTTTACCGCTGTTGATGTGGTATTTTAGCAGCTTTCAGCCCTTATCTGTCCTATTGACTGCCCTCTTTTCTTTCATTTTTGATGGTTTGATGTTACCCTTTTTGACACTTGCCTATTTTCTGTCGCCTTTTGTATCACTTGCTTGCTTCAATCCAGCTTTTAGATTATTAGAAAGAATAATTGTTCAAATTCACTTAATCTTTAGTCGTCCTTTTATTTTGGGCAGTCCGGCTTTGCCCATTCTCTTAATTTTATTGTGCCTTTTAGCCTTACTCTATGATTTTCATCAGAAGAAAAGAGTGGTATTAGTACTTAGCAGCATTCTCACCCTGCTATTTTTCATCAGCAAAAATCCTTTGACTAATGAAGTAACTGTTATTGATATTGGTCAGGGGGATAGTATTCTTCTTCGAGATATCAGCGGTAAGACTATTTTAATTGATGTAGGAGGAAAGGTAACTTTTAGACAGGCTGATAAATGGCGGCGGCGTATCAGTGATGCTAATGCTGAAAAGACTTTGATTCCCTATCTCAAAAGCAGAGGCATTGGTAAGATTGACCAATTGGTTTTGACTCATACTGATACAGATCATATGGGAGATATGGAAGTGGTGGCAAAGGCCTTTCATGTTGGTCAAGTTTTAGTTAGTCCAGGTAGTTTAACTAAAACAAATTTTGTCAATAAATTGAGAAGAATGAAAGTTAAGGTACACACCACTAAGCCAGAGGAGACATTATCCATTATGGGGAGTCATTTACAAGTACTTTATCCATTGAAAACAGGTGATGGCGGCAATAATGATTCTATTGTTCTTTATGGGCGCTTGCTAGGTTTAAATTTTCTCTTCACAGGAGATTTAGAAAAAGAAGGAGAAGCAGAATTGCTAAAGGCTTATCCCAATTTAAAAGTTGATGTCTTAAAAGCTGGACACCATGGTTCAAAAGGCTCTTCTTCACCTGAATTATTAGCTCAAATAGAGCCTAAAATTGCTCTTATTTCGGCAGGAAAGAACAATCATTATAAACATCCCCATCAAGAGACATTGGATAGATTTGCGCAAATAAAAAGTCGGATTTATCGGACGGATCAAGAGGGCGCCATTCGTTTTAAGGGTCTTAAGCATTGGCAGATTGAGACTGTACGATAA
- a CDS encoding helix-hairpin-helix domain-containing protein, with translation MIDEFLDKLREKKSVFALVGGLVVLLGLGAYFFFPSANKQEDSLARLKEQSLQVTTRTGKESQKKTQVTSAKSTITVDIKGAVKHEGVYTLPMDSRIDDVIKKAGGFSEKADRKSVNLAQKLQDEAVIYVAAIGENISVIRDSQESKTNQTDKANTKETSVKSKVNLNTATLADLQTISGIGEKRAQDILDYREANGGFKSVDDLKNISGIGDKTFEKLKDLVSVD, from the coding sequence ATGATTGACGAATTTTTAGATAAACTCAGGGAAAAGAAAAGTGTTTTTGCCCTAGTAGGCGGTCTTGTAGTCTTACTGGGTTTGGGTGCTTATTTCTTTTTTCCTTCTGCCAATAAGCAGGAAGATAGTCTGGCTCGTTTAAAGGAACAATCCCTTCAGGTAACCACAAGGACTGGCAAAGAAAGTCAGAAGAAGACGCAGGTGACGAGTGCCAAATCAACAATAACTGTTGATATTAAAGGAGCCGTTAAGCATGAAGGCGTCTATACTTTACCAATGGACAGCCGCATTGATGATGTGATAAAAAAAGCGGGCGGTTTTTCTGAAAAAGCTGATCGCAAATCTGTTAATCTGGCTCAAAAATTACAAGACGAAGCAGTTATTTATGTGGCAGCTATTGGTGAGAATATTAGTGTCATTAGGGATTCTCAGGAAAGTAAAACCAATCAGACAGATAAAGCAAATACTAAAGAAACTTCGGTAAAAAGTAAGGTTAATCTTAATACTGCCACTTTGGCTGATTTGCAGACTATTTCTGGAATTGGTGAGAAGAGAGCTCAGGATATTCTTGATTATCGTGAAGCCAATGGAGGTTTTAAGTCAGTGGATGATTTGAAAAATATTTCAGGGATTGGCGATAAAACATTTGAGAAGTTAAAGGATTTAGTCAGTGTTGATTAG